In one Shewanella loihica PV-4 genomic region, the following are encoded:
- a CDS encoding DUF924 family protein, giving the protein MNRIAHTPDDIIRFWFEEIEPKAWFVKDLAFDKVLQTRFGELLTQAKQGELYHWRTTPQGRLAEIIVLDQFSRNIYRDTPEAFAADPMALTLAQEAVAAGTDKALQPKQVPFLYMPYMHSESQAIHEVALILFNREGAENNLAFELRHKAIIDRFGRYPHRNAILGRESTQEELAFLAEPGSSF; this is encoded by the coding sequence ATGAACAGGATAGCCCACACGCCAGACGACATCATTCGCTTCTGGTTCGAGGAGATTGAACCTAAAGCTTGGTTTGTCAAAGACCTCGCCTTCGACAAGGTGCTTCAGACCCGCTTCGGCGAGCTGCTCACCCAGGCCAAACAGGGCGAACTCTACCACTGGCGCACCACGCCACAGGGGCGCCTGGCCGAGATTATCGTGCTGGACCAGTTTAGCCGTAACATCTACCGGGATACGCCAGAAGCCTTCGCCGCCGATCCCATGGCGCTAACCCTGGCCCAGGAAGCCGTGGCCGCCGGCACAGACAAGGCGCTGCAGCCTAAACAGGTTCCCTTTCTCTACATGCCCTACATGCACAGCGAGTCGCAGGCAATTCACGAGGTCGCCCTGATCCTGTTTAATCGTGAGGGCGCCGAGAACAACCTGGCGTTTGAGCTGCGCCACAAGGCGATTATCGACCGCTTTGGACGCTATCCCCATCGCAATGCCATCTTGGGACGCGAGTCCACCCAAGAGGAGCTGGCGTTTCTCGCCGAGCCTGGCTCAAGTTTCTAA
- a CDS encoding sulfite exporter TauE/SafE family protein, translating to MEITLTHGLLLVVTGFLAGIINTLAGGGSNLTLPALMVMGLPAEVANATNRVGVTVQSITALLGFHKHGKLDTQDKGPILLPTILGGFIGAGLAAYAPSTLIKPLLLGTMLLMALIILVRPAIIAPELGTPVNRVKNTPSSWFWLTLAGIYGGFVQAGVGFVLLAALAGSLRYDLVRANALKVFCTLFFTLASLLVFIKEDLILWLPGLILAAGTMVGAHLAVKLAIKVSPKVLKWFLFLMTLCGSVAAMLSD from the coding sequence ATGGAGATCACCCTCACCCACGGCCTGTTACTGGTCGTCACCGGCTTTCTGGCTGGCATAATCAATACCCTGGCCGGCGGCGGCTCCAACCTCACCCTGCCCGCACTCATGGTGATGGGCTTGCCCGCCGAGGTCGCCAACGCTACCAACCGGGTCGGGGTCACGGTGCAATCGATCACCGCCCTGTTAGGCTTTCACAAGCATGGCAAGTTAGATACCCAGGACAAGGGGCCGATACTGCTGCCCACTATACTTGGCGGCTTTATAGGCGCGGGCCTGGCCGCCTACGCCCCCAGCACACTGATTAAACCCCTGCTGCTAGGCACCATGCTGCTGATGGCGCTCATCATCTTAGTGCGCCCCGCCATCATAGCGCCCGAGCTGGGCACGCCGGTCAACCGGGTCAAGAACACGCCCAGCTCCTGGTTCTGGCTGACTCTGGCCGGGATCTATGGCGGCTTCGTGCAGGCGGGGGTAGGCTTCGTCTTGCTGGCGGCCCTGGCGGGCAGCCTGAGATATGATCTGGTGAGGGCCAACGCCCTCAAGGTGTTCTGTACGCTGTTCTTTACCCTGGCTTCCCTGCTGGTCTTCATCAAGGAAGATCTGATCCTCTGGCTGCCAGGGCTCATCCTAGCAGCAGGCACCATGGTGGGCGCCCATCTGGCGGTCAAGCTGGCAATCAAGGTTAGCCCCAAGGTACTCAAGTGGTTTCTGTTTTTGATGACACTCTGCGGCAGCGTCGCCGCTATGCTTAGTGACTAA
- a CDS encoding zinc metalloprotease gives MRKSVIGVSGLLLMSAGALAFAGQAVAGQEQAKTSSTPAFEHANSNAAFLRCGTRTPSDLEVKMLNEHLKALKKPSGVGNGNGGGGGGGDGGTGGNYTAVGYNIPVYVHLILSSSGDGDVSGLVTEQMNVLNDAFAGAGGGSGFDTKFSFTLMGTTKTENDAWYTAGPGTSAERAMKQSLRQGGADTLNIYVSNPGGGLLGWATFPTDYASNPSDDGVVILNQSLPGGAASPYNEGDTATHEVGHWLGLYHTFQGGCNGGDQVSDTPAERSAAYGCPSGRDTCRRDSGDDPIYNFMDYTDDSCMVEFTQGQSERADTLSGAYRWPSN, from the coding sequence ATGAGAAAAAGCGTAATTGGAGTATCTGGCTTGCTGCTGATGTCGGCAGGCGCCCTGGCCTTCGCGGGTCAAGCTGTTGCTGGTCAAGAGCAGGCTAAGACGAGTTCAACCCCGGCCTTCGAGCATGCCAACAGTAACGCCGCCTTCCTGCGCTGCGGCACCCGTACCCCCTCGGATCTCGAGGTGAAGATGTTGAATGAGCATCTCAAGGCCCTCAAGAAGCCGAGTGGTGTGGGTAATGGCAACGGCGGCGGTGGCGGCGGTGGTGATGGTGGCACGGGCGGTAACTACACGGCCGTGGGTTATAATATTCCCGTCTATGTCCATCTGATCCTGAGCAGTAGCGGCGACGGCGATGTGTCTGGTCTGGTTACGGAGCAGATGAATGTACTTAATGACGCCTTCGCCGGCGCAGGTGGCGGTAGCGGCTTCGATACCAAGTTCAGCTTCACCTTGATGGGGACAACAAAAACAGAAAACGATGCCTGGTACACTGCGGGGCCGGGCACCAGCGCCGAGCGTGCGATGAAACAATCCCTTCGCCAGGGCGGCGCCGATACCCTCAACATCTATGTCTCTAATCCTGGTGGTGGCCTGCTGGGCTGGGCGACCTTTCCCACGGACTATGCCAGCAATCCTAGCGACGATGGCGTGGTGATCCTCAATCAATCGCTGCCGGGCGGCGCGGCTTCGCCCTATAACGAAGGCGATACCGCGACCCACGAGGTCGGCCACTGGCTGGGCCTGTATCATACCTTCCAGGGTGGCTGTAATGGCGGTGACCAGGTTTCCGATACCCCGGCCGAGCGTTCGGCGGCCTATGGTTGTCCCTCGGGACGTGACACCTGTCGGCGTGACAGTGGGGACGACCCCATCTACAACTTCATGGACTACACAGACGATAGCTGCATGGTCGAGTTCACCCAGGGCCAGTCTGAGCGCGCCGATACCTTAAGTGGCGCCTATCGCTGGCCGTCTAACTAG
- a CDS encoding TonB-dependent siderophore receptor — MKLKPISLAIFCALSMATMPGHAENQTAPLDNDSQQDNLNIEKIEVRGRYVQGYNAHSVGGASRLDLAIIDIPQSVSVITDAQLDDFQLNDINSALDSATGINVERIETDRTYYTARGFDITNFQIDGVGLPLTSGNNHADEDTAIYDRIEVIRGANGLMTGVGNPSATVNFIRKRPTSDNQLKLQASYGSFNNARVEADASGRLNDNFAARVVAVKQQKDSYLDRYETDKSVLYAFIEANLSDDTSLSVSHSYINNDATGNNWGALPLYYTDGSPTNYDRSTNTSANWSNWQVIKNNTVVELSHYFADDWRLRATYSHKSTDEDTELFYVYGTPDRETGLGLTGYGSEYDLDESHDLVDLYVDGEFSLFGRDHQLVAGVNYAKVDYIDTSLYDYTTGNGFPAMPDLNDWDGNTPKPVFADSPRGSDVSAKQQAAYFTGRFNLFDGFHFIAGGRFNKWQAEGVSYDKVQDVEDSQFIPYLGAVYRITPELVAYASYTETFKSQTEMDIDDNLLAPVTGESKEIGFKSELFDGRLIASLAYFDIQQVNLAVPDPRTADLPPTDQRYIGADGINSKGYEFEVAGEVFDGLNLSLGFTDFDIDGNDDNAKIVAAYTPSRLLKFAATYDVAAIEGLSVGMNMRWQDDIYRDQGVVGDGFANAGEAIITRQGAYAIVDLMARYQFNDNLQLSLNANNVTDEKYLNSLYWAQAFYGAPANYSATITWKL, encoded by the coding sequence ATGAAACTTAAGCCTATTTCGCTCGCTATCTTCTGCGCCCTGAGCATGGCGACTATGCCAGGCCACGCAGAGAATCAAACTGCTCCACTAGACAATGACAGCCAACAGGACAACCTGAACATCGAGAAGATCGAGGTTCGCGGCCGTTATGTGCAGGGCTACAATGCCCACTCGGTCGGCGGCGCCTCGCGCCTGGATCTGGCCATCATAGATATTCCACAGTCGGTGTCTGTGATCACAGATGCTCAGCTGGACGACTTCCAGCTCAACGACATCAACAGCGCCCTGGACAGCGCCACCGGCATCAATGTCGAGCGCATCGAGACGGACCGCACCTACTACACGGCCCGCGGCTTCGACATCACCAACTTCCAGATCGACGGTGTCGGCCTGCCACTGACCTCAGGCAACAACCACGCCGACGAAGACACCGCCATCTATGATCGCATCGAGGTGATCCGTGGCGCCAACGGCCTGATGACAGGTGTGGGTAACCCCTCGGCCACGGTCAATTTCATTCGTAAGCGTCCGACCTCTGACAATCAACTCAAGCTCCAGGCCAGCTATGGTAGCTTCAACAACGCCAGAGTCGAGGCCGATGCCAGTGGCCGCCTCAACGACAACTTCGCCGCCCGCGTGGTGGCGGTAAAACAGCAGAAAGACTCCTACCTCGATCGCTACGAGACAGACAAGAGCGTGCTCTACGCCTTCATCGAGGCCAACCTGAGTGACGACACCAGCCTGTCGGTCAGCCACAGCTACATCAACAACGATGCCACAGGTAACAACTGGGGCGCCCTGCCGCTCTACTACACAGACGGCAGCCCAACCAACTACGACAGATCCACCAACACCTCGGCCAACTGGTCGAACTGGCAGGTGATCAAGAACAACACAGTGGTAGAGCTGAGCCACTACTTCGCCGACGATTGGCGCCTGCGTGCCACCTACTCCCACAAGAGCACGGATGAAGATACCGAGCTCTTCTACGTCTATGGCACCCCCGACAGAGAAACCGGCCTTGGCCTCACCGGCTATGGCAGCGAATACGATCTGGATGAGAGCCATGATCTGGTGGATCTCTATGTCGACGGCGAGTTCAGCCTGTTTGGCCGCGACCATCAACTGGTGGCCGGGGTGAACTACGCCAAGGTAGACTATATCGACACCTCGCTATACGACTACACCACGGGCAACGGCTTCCCGGCCATGCCAGATCTCAACGACTGGGATGGCAACACGCCTAAGCCAGTTTTTGCCGACAGCCCACGAGGCAGTGACGTTAGCGCCAAGCAGCAGGCCGCCTACTTCACGGGTCGCTTTAACCTGTTCGACGGTTTCCACTTCATCGCCGGCGGCCGCTTCAACAAGTGGCAGGCCGAAGGCGTCTCCTACGACAAGGTGCAAGACGTGGAAGACAGCCAGTTTATTCCATACCTGGGCGCCGTCTATCGTATCACCCCTGAGCTTGTGGCCTACGCCAGCTATACCGAGACCTTCAAGTCGCAAACCGAGATGGATATCGACGACAACCTGCTGGCCCCCGTGACGGGTGAGAGCAAGGAGATAGGCTTCAAGAGCGAGCTGTTCGACGGCCGCCTGATCGCCAGCCTGGCCTACTTCGACATCCAGCAGGTCAACCTGGCGGTGCCCGATCCCCGCACCGCCGATCTGCCGCCGACCGACCAGCGCTACATAGGTGCCGATGGCATCAACAGCAAGGGCTATGAGTTTGAGGTAGCCGGTGAGGTGTTCGACGGCCTCAACCTGAGCCTGGGCTTCACCGACTTCGACATCGATGGCAATGACGACAACGCCAAGATTGTCGCCGCCTACACCCCGAGTCGCCTGCTGAAGTTTGCCGCCACCTATGACGTGGCCGCCATCGAAGGCCTCTCTGTGGGGATGAACATGCGCTGGCAGGATGATATCTACCGCGATCAGGGCGTGGTCGGCGACGGCTTTGCCAATGCGGGCGAGGCGATCATCACCCGCCAGGGCGCCTATGCCATCGTCGATCTCATGGCCCGCTATCAGTTTAATGACAATCTGCAGCTGAGCCTCAACGCCAACAATGTGACCGACGAGAAATACCTCAACAGTCTCTATTGGGCCCAGGCTTTCTACGGCGCCCCGGCGAACTACAGCGCCACCATTACCTGGAAGCTCTAG
- a CDS encoding alkene reductase — protein MTADLFQPYALNASITLNNKILMAPLTRCQADDDLVPTQAMADYYARRADAGLIISEAVIIRPDGQGYPNTPGLFTPEQIQGWQRVTSAVHAKGGKIFAQLWHTGRVAHSHFFGGQTVAPSAVKIEGTVPRQRELAYETPKALTTDEIAQLVADYSQAAANAIDAGFDGVEIHGANAYLIDQFLHHDSNRRDDEFGGTPENMARFPLAVVDAIVNRIGNERTALRVSPGAYVNMQGDSRDRAVFDYFLNQLESRQLAYLHVGIFDDALTFEYLGGRVSDYVRGHYSQTLVGVGSYSAETGAQAIADGRFDLLAIGRPFIANPDYVVRVRDRQPLVTYSDEMLAELV, from the coding sequence ATGACCGCCGATCTGTTTCAGCCTTATGCGCTAAATGCCAGTATTACCCTTAACAACAAGATCCTGATGGCGCCACTTACTCGCTGTCAGGCCGACGATGACCTGGTGCCAACCCAGGCGATGGCCGACTACTATGCTCGCCGCGCCGATGCCGGGCTTATCATCTCCGAGGCGGTGATCATTCGCCCCGATGGTCAGGGCTATCCCAATACCCCGGGCCTGTTTACCCCAGAGCAGATCCAGGGCTGGCAGCGCGTGACCAGCGCCGTGCATGCCAAGGGCGGTAAGATCTTCGCCCAGCTGTGGCACACGGGCCGGGTGGCACACTCACACTTCTTCGGTGGCCAGACGGTCGCGCCGTCGGCGGTGAAGATTGAAGGCACAGTGCCGCGTCAGCGTGAGCTGGCCTATGAGACCCCTAAGGCGTTGACCACAGATGAGATTGCGCAGTTGGTGGCCGACTATTCCCAAGCGGCGGCCAATGCCATAGACGCCGGTTTCGATGGCGTCGAGATCCATGGTGCCAATGCCTACCTCATCGATCAGTTCCTGCACCATGACAGCAACCGCCGCGATGATGAGTTTGGCGGTACGCCGGAGAATATGGCGCGCTTCCCGCTGGCCGTGGTGGACGCCATCGTTAATCGTATCGGTAATGAGCGCACCGCACTGCGAGTGTCGCCGGGCGCCTATGTCAACATGCAGGGCGACAGCCGGGATCGCGCCGTGTTCGATTATTTCTTAAATCAGCTGGAGTCTCGCCAGCTGGCCTACCTGCATGTGGGGATCTTCGATGATGCCCTGACCTTCGAGTATCTCGGCGGGCGAGTGTCGGACTATGTGCGCGGCCATTACAGCCAGACCTTGGTGGGGGTAGGCAGTTACAGCGCCGAGACAGGGGCGCAGGCCATCGCAGATGGTCGCTTCGATCTGCTGGCAATTGGTCGCCCCTTCATCGCTAACCCAGACTATGTGGTCAGGGTGCGCGACAGACAGCCGCTGGTGACTTACTCAGATGAGATGCTGGCCGAGCTGGTATAA
- a CDS encoding TetR/AcrR family transcriptional regulator, whose amino-acid sequence MRNAEFDRQQVLRQAMNAFIDKGYAKTSMQDLTKATGLHPGSIYCAFDNKRGLLLAVIEQYGQDRKAELTACFGSALPFPEQLKQYLAGIVDECQCKDTPKACLLTKALNEVAEQDEMIRDAVQSHLESWQQALTTQFEQAVDRGELKGDAAHLARYFVMGIFGLRTFAHTKPAPEVLHALADQLYRDTCRG is encoded by the coding sequence ATGCGCAACGCCGAATTTGATCGCCAGCAGGTACTGAGACAGGCCATGAATGCCTTTATCGACAAGGGCTACGCCAAGACCAGCATGCAAGATCTCACCAAGGCCACTGGGTTACACCCTGGCTCCATCTACTGCGCCTTCGACAACAAGCGCGGCCTCCTGCTGGCGGTGATAGAACAATATGGGCAGGACAGAAAAGCCGAGCTAACGGCCTGTTTCGGCTCGGCGCTCCCCTTCCCCGAGCAGCTTAAGCAGTATCTGGCCGGCATAGTCGATGAGTGTCAGTGCAAGGATACGCCCAAGGCCTGCCTGCTGACCAAGGCGCTCAACGAGGTGGCCGAGCAAGATGAGATGATAAGAGATGCTGTGCAATCGCATCTAGAGAGTTGGCAGCAGGCGCTGACGACCCAGTTTGAACAAGCCGTCGACAGGGGAGAACTTAAGGGAGATGCCGCTCATCTGGCGCGCTATTTCGTTATGGGGATCTTTGGGCTCAGAACCTTTGCCCATACCAAGCCGGCGCCAGAGGTATTGCACGCCCTGGCGGACCAGCTCTATCGCGACACCTGCCGCGGCTAG
- a CDS encoding universal stress protein — MRTRQILCPTDFSETASHALGYAIEMATLYGVDLRIVHVVSEPYGAHNYGIVVESNEELEQHLHAYANGKLGEIVRDAQIRMPPHLKVRSEVRTGGVLGQILLDAEENDVGMIVVASHGHTGLAHLLNPSVAEELANKAKCPVMVVK, encoded by the coding sequence ATGCGTACCCGTCAAATATTGTGCCCAACGGATTTTTCCGAGACGGCCTCTCACGCCCTGGGCTATGCCATCGAGATGGCGACGCTGTATGGCGTGGATCTGCGTATCGTTCATGTGGTGAGTGAACCCTACGGCGCCCATAACTATGGGATAGTGGTGGAGAGTAATGAGGAACTGGAGCAGCACCTGCATGCCTATGCCAACGGCAAGCTAGGTGAGATAGTCAGGGACGCGCAGATTAGAATGCCGCCCCATCTCAAGGTGCGCAGCGAGGTGCGTACCGGCGGTGTGTTAGGTCAGATATTGCTCGATGCCGAAGAGAACGATGTAGGCATGATAGTGGTCGCCAGCCATGGTCATACCGGGCTCGCCCACCTGTTGAATCCGAGCGTGGCAGAGGAGCTGGCCAATAAAGCCAAGTGCCCCGTGATGGTGGTGAAATAG
- a CDS encoding universal stress protein, whose translation MRNGQILCPTDFSETASHALSYAIEMANLYQVGFRLLHVVEQPMGDENFQILAITPEELAQSMEDAAAEKMKSLLAKLDSNLPIETMIRRGDAVTEILAEAEESHVGMIVIASHGRKGLSHFLHTNVAEAVANRAKCPVLVVK comes from the coding sequence ATGAGAAATGGTCAAATTTTATGCCCGACAGATTTTTCTGAAACGGCTTCCCATGCCCTCTCTTATGCCATCGAGATGGCCAACCTGTATCAGGTGGGATTTCGCTTACTTCATGTGGTCGAGCAGCCCATGGGGGATGAGAATTTTCAGATCCTCGCCATCACGCCGGAGGAGCTCGCCCAGTCCATGGAAGATGCCGCCGCCGAGAAGATGAAATCCCTGCTGGCCAAGCTCGATAGCAATCTGCCCATCGAGACCATGATACGTCGCGGCGACGCGGTGACCGAGATCTTAGCCGAGGCCGAAGAGAGCCATGTCGGCATGATAGTGATCGCGAGCCATGGCCGTAAAGGCTTGTCTCATTTTCTGCATACCAATGTGGCAGAGGCGGTGGCGAACCGCGCCAAGTGCCCGGTGCTGGTGGTCAAATAG
- a CDS encoding STAS/SEC14 domain-containing protein yields MSSNLHGIAIGIERSQDDFYLAFKAVGKLTHEDYEQMTPLLESALAGIKTPEIVALIDITELDGLSLHAAWDDLKLGLKHGKEFKRVAIIGQGELQEWATRVANWFTPGEFKFFEDKRDALDWLC; encoded by the coding sequence ATGAGCAGCAATCTACATGGTATCGCCATAGGCATAGAGCGCAGTCAGGATGATTTTTATCTCGCCTTCAAGGCCGTTGGCAAGTTGACCCACGAAGACTATGAGCAGATGACGCCGCTGTTGGAGTCAGCCCTGGCCGGCATAAAGACGCCTGAAATCGTGGCGCTTATCGACATCACAGAGCTCGATGGCCTGTCGCTGCATGCGGCCTGGGACGACCTTAAGCTGGGCTTGAAACACGGTAAGGAGTTTAAGCGGGTGGCCATCATAGGGCAGGGGGAGCTACAGGAGTGGGCGACCCGGGTGGCAAACTGGTTTACCCCGGGCGAGTTTAAGTTCTTCGAGGATAAACGCGATGCACTCGACTGGCTGTGTTAA
- a CDS encoding coniferyl aldehyde dehydrogenase, with product MNMPANLDVGQGLNQLLARQKASFREQGAPSRLQREAQLIALKQALLSHQQAIVEALNADYGHRSPDDSRISDIMPCVNNINYTLKKLKGWMKPSRRHAGILLAPAKVEVQYQPLGVVGIIVPWNFPVMLSIGPLITALAAGNRAMIKLSEFTPETNRVLRQMLAGLFDETQVAVVEGEAEVAAAFSALPFDHLLFTGSTTVGRYVMRAAADNLTPVTLELGGKSPVIIAPDMPLDTAVERMIYGKCLNAGQICVAPDYVLLPKGQSQAFVQAFINRFKQMYGEIGQNPDYGAIINQRQFDRLQAVLQDAIDLGAQVTPTSTETMTPGSRKLPVQLITGVNEQMKVMQEEIFGPLLPIVEYDSLEQAIDYVNDRPRPLALYIMSFDSDTQQRLLNQTHSGGVCINETVFHVAADDAPFGGIGPSGMGHYHGKEGFLTMSHAKTILSRGKLNTGKLVHPPYGNAIQQLLMKLFLR from the coding sequence ATGAACATGCCCGCAAACCTAGATGTCGGCCAAGGCCTCAACCAACTGCTGGCGAGGCAGAAGGCCAGCTTCCGTGAGCAAGGCGCCCCTTCGAGGCTGCAACGCGAGGCCCAGCTTATCGCCCTCAAGCAGGCGCTGCTGAGCCATCAGCAGGCGATCGTCGAGGCCCTCAATGCCGACTATGGTCACAGATCTCCTGATGACAGCCGCATCTCAGACATCATGCCCTGCGTCAACAACATCAACTACACCCTGAAGAAGCTCAAGGGCTGGATGAAGCCGAGCCGTCGCCACGCGGGCATACTGCTGGCGCCCGCCAAGGTGGAGGTGCAGTATCAGCCTCTGGGCGTTGTCGGCATCATAGTGCCGTGGAACTTCCCCGTGATGCTCTCCATCGGTCCCTTGATCACCGCCCTGGCCGCTGGCAACCGCGCCATGATCAAGTTGTCTGAATTCACCCCAGAGACCAACAGGGTGCTGAGGCAAATGCTGGCTGGCCTGTTCGATGAGACCCAGGTGGCTGTCGTCGAAGGCGAGGCCGAGGTCGCCGCCGCTTTCTCGGCGCTCCCCTTCGACCATCTGCTGTTTACCGGCTCAACCACGGTTGGCCGCTATGTGATGCGCGCCGCCGCCGACAACCTTACCCCAGTCACCCTGGAGCTGGGCGGCAAGTCGCCGGTGATCATAGCGCCAGACATGCCGCTGGATACCGCCGTGGAGCGAATGATCTACGGCAAGTGCCTCAACGCCGGGCAGATCTGCGTCGCCCCCGACTATGTGCTGCTGCCCAAGGGCCAGAGCCAGGCCTTCGTGCAGGCCTTCATTAACAGATTCAAGCAGATGTACGGCGAGATAGGCCAGAACCCCGACTACGGCGCCATCATCAATCAGCGTCAGTTCGATCGCCTACAGGCTGTGCTGCAAGACGCCATCGACCTAGGCGCCCAGGTAACCCCCACCAGCACAGAAACCATGACGCCAGGCAGCCGCAAGCTGCCGGTGCAGCTGATAACCGGAGTTAACGAGCAGATGAAGGTGATGCAGGAGGAGATCTTCGGCCCACTGCTGCCCATCGTCGAATATGACAGCCTGGAGCAGGCGATCGACTATGTGAACGACCGCCCTCGCCCGCTGGCCCTCTATATCATGAGCTTCGATAGCGATACTCAGCAGCGACTGCTCAACCAGACCCACTCGGGTGGTGTGTGCATCAACGAAACCGTGTTCCATGTGGCTGCGGACGATGCCCCCTTCGGCGGCATTGGCCCTTCAGGCATGGGCCACTACCATGGCAAGGAAGGCTTCCTCACCATGAGCCACGCCAAGACCATATTAAGCCGCGGCAAGCTCAACACGGGCAAGCTGGTGCATCCTCCCTATGGCAATGCCATTCAGCAGCTGCTGATGAAGCTGTTTTTACGCTAA
- a CDS encoding TetR/AcrR family transcriptional regulator has translation MTASSKRTKKQAILETALQLFVSQGFHGTSTATIAREAGVATGTLFHHFPSKEQLLEQLFLGVKQEFADAIQASVSSRGDLKQDAEQLWFAALTWAMANPLKQAFFQLYSMSPTVEQSVRDQAMHGILGFIAELIRQGQASGELAEYPIELMQDNCHGQYLAATRYFVDHPERWQQAHERSASFALFWNAMAVR, from the coding sequence ATGACAGCAAGCAGCAAACGCACCAAGAAACAGGCCATCCTAGAGACCGCCCTGCAGTTGTTCGTCAGTCAGGGCTTTCATGGCACCAGCACGGCCACCATCGCCCGCGAGGCGGGGGTCGCGACAGGTACCCTGTTTCACCATTTCCCCTCCAAGGAGCAGCTGCTCGAGCAGCTGTTTCTAGGCGTAAAACAGGAATTTGCCGACGCCATACAAGCGAGCGTCAGCAGCCGAGGCGACCTCAAGCAAGATGCCGAGCAGCTCTGGTTTGCGGCGCTGACCTGGGCCATGGCCAATCCGCTCAAGCAGGCGTTTTTTCAGCTCTACTCCATGTCACCCACCGTCGAACAGTCGGTGCGGGATCAGGCGATGCACGGCATCCTAGGCTTTATTGCCGAGTTGATCCGCCAGGGCCAGGCAAGCGGCGAGCTGGCCGAGTATCCCATTGAGCTGATGCAGGACAACTGCCACGGCCAATACCTGGCCGCCACCCGCTACTTTGTCGACCACCCGGAGCGTTGGCAGCAAGCCCATGAGCGCAGCGCCAGCTTCGCCCTGTTTTGGAATGCGATGGCGGTGCGGTGA
- a CDS encoding LysR family transcriptional regulator, whose product MDSFEGIVEFIAVAESNGFSAAARQLGLSTSHVSRQVARLEVRLGCALFARTTRSVSLTQAGQGYYRQCQNLLVGLRQANEEVTQQQLQLSGTLRVSAAGAFAEQYIAPVLIDFARQHPALTIEMDFNSRMVNFVEEGIDFAIRFGALKDSGLVARKLANRDMMAVASPQYLAEFGIPKTPQDLRLHSCIISNNDHWLFQQGDGELSIKVEGRWRSNNVPAVIAAAEQHLGIAYLPKSSFIAPLAKGSLVPVLSSYWNRGITSWIVYQNRRFLPMRARMAIDHLLAHFADWLE is encoded by the coding sequence ATGGACAGCTTTGAGGGAATTGTCGAATTTATAGCGGTTGCCGAGTCTAACGGTTTCTCTGCGGCGGCTCGTCAACTGGGACTTTCTACCAGTCATGTCAGTCGTCAGGTGGCAAGACTCGAGGTGCGTTTGGGCTGCGCCCTGTTTGCGCGTACTACGCGCAGTGTCAGTCTGACTCAGGCCGGGCAGGGCTATTATCGTCAGTGTCAGAATCTGTTGGTGGGACTTAGGCAAGCGAATGAGGAGGTGACCCAGCAGCAGTTGCAGTTGAGCGGCACGCTGAGAGTCAGTGCCGCAGGTGCCTTTGCTGAGCAGTATATTGCGCCGGTATTGATTGACTTTGCAAGGCAGCATCCAGCGTTGACGATAGAGATGGACTTCAATAGTCGTATGGTCAATTTTGTCGAAGAGGGTATCGATTTCGCCATTCGTTTTGGGGCGCTTAAAGATTCGGGGCTCGTGGCGCGTAAGCTGGCGAATCGAGACATGATGGCCGTGGCCAGTCCTCAGTATCTGGCTGAGTTTGGCATTCCCAAGACGCCGCAGGATCTTAGACTGCATAGCTGCATCATCTCGAACAATGATCACTGGCTGTTCCAGCAAGGGGACGGCGAGCTGAGCATTAAGGTCGAGGGACGCTGGCGCAGTAATAATGTGCCTGCCGTGATTGCGGCGGCAGAGCAACACCTGGGTATTGCCTACCTGCCTAAGAGTAGCTTTATTGCGCCGCTAGCCAAGGGCAGTCTGGTACCTGTATTGTCCTCATACTGGAATCGGGGGATCACCAGCTGGATTGTCTATCAAAATCGTCGTTTCTTGCCTATGCGGGCGCGAATGGCTATAGACCATCTGTTAGCACACTTTGCCGATTGGCTGGAGTGA